The following coding sequences lie in one Stigmatopora nigra isolate UIUO_SnigA chromosome 4, RoL_Snig_1.1, whole genome shotgun sequence genomic window:
- the LOC144195289 gene encoding breakpoint cluster region protein-like isoform X2 — protein MPGRMSEYCPVEESVCQIVSGLEEEVDMAPGKPPSTGSRLWDRVRSSLLGPKLDPQNLQNKDWQRTVLATNGVEVKLSMKFTSREFSLKRMPSRKQSGVFGVKINTVTKRERSKVPLIVRQCVEEIERRGMDEVGIYRVSGVATEIQALKGAFDMNNKDVSVMMRDMDVNAIAGTLKLYFRELPEPLFTDELYPNFSGGIALSDSVAKESCMLNLLLSLPEPNLVTFLFLLDHLKRVSDNESCNKMSLHNLATVFGPTLLRPSEKDSKITVNSSQPISMNDSWSLEVMAQVQVLLYFLQLESIPTPDSKRQSLLFSSEV, from the exons ATGCCAGGAAGGATGAGCGAGTATTGTCCCGTTGAGGAAAGTGTGTGTCAGATAGTGTCTGGATTGGAGGAAGAGGTCGATATGGCACCCGGGAAACCCCCAAGTACGGGAAGCCGTCTTTGGGACAGAGTCCGTAGTAGTCTGCTTGGACCCAAG TTGGATCCCCAAAACTTGCAAAACAAAGATTGGCAGAGGACAGTCCTGGCTACGAATGGG GTTGAAGTAAAACTTTCAATGAAGTTTACCAGCAGAGAGTTCAGTCTCAAGCGGATGCCTTCACGGAAACAGTCTGGCGTCTTTGGGGTGAAAATTAATACTGTGACcaa GAGGGAACGCTCCAAGGTTCCCCTCATCGTGAGACAGTGCGTTGAGGAGATTGAGCGTCGAGGAATGGACGAAGTGGGCATCTATAGGGTATCGGGTGTGGCCACTGAGATCCAAGCTCTGAAGGGGGCCTTCGATATGA ACAACAAGGACGTATCCGTCATGATGAGGGACATGGACGTAAACGCCATCGCCGGCacgctgaagttgtatttccgCGAGCTGCCCGAGCCTCTTTTCACGGATGAGTTGTACCCCAACTTTTCTGGAGGCATAG CACTTTCTGACAGTGTGGCCAAGGAGAGCTGCATGCTCAACCTGCTGCTTTCTCTGCCTGAACCCAATCTGGTCACTTTTCTCTTTCTGCTTGATCACCTGAAAAG GGTTTCTGACAATGAGAGTTGTAACAAGATGTCCCTGCACAACCTGGCCACAGTTTTTGGCCCCACTTTGCTCCGTCCATCCGAAAAAGACAGCAAAATCACCGTTAACAGTTCCCAGCCCATTTCCATGAACGACAGCTGGTCTCTAGAGGTCATGGCTCAG GTTCAAGTCTTACTCTACTTTCTTCAACTGGAAAGCATTCCCACACCTGACAGCAAACGGCAAAGCCTTCTTTTCTCCTCCGAAGTatag